The Bacillus vallismortis genome window below encodes:
- a CDS encoding YlmC/YmxH family sporulation protein, with protein sequence MISISEFQVKDVVNVSNGKKLGSIGDIDINVTTGKIQAIILGGNGKVLAFFGKEEELVIPWRNIVKIGEDVILVRLSEPHA encoded by the coding sequence CTCAGAATTTCAGGTGAAGGATGTTGTCAATGTCTCAAACGGGAAAAAGCTGGGGAGCATTGGCGATATCGATATCAATGTGACTACTGGTAAAATTCAGGCGATCATATTAGGGGGGAATGGGAAGGTTCTCGCATTTTTTGGAAAAGAAGAGGAATTAGTCATTCCATGGCGAAATATAGTAAAAATCGGGGAAGATGTGATCTTGGTCCGATTAAGTGAACCGCATGCATAA